The genomic region GACGGCGCATACCGTCTACGGGTGACGTACCATCAGCACCTACCCCCTAACTGCTTTCCTTTAGAAATCCAAAGACGACTCAAGCAACGCCTGATCAAAGATGTCCCTAGCATAACCTCAAACCAAATCGTCATCTCAAGCTTTGCAGGTAAGCTCAATCTATCACTACCAGAGATTTCAAAACCAAGAGGCTTCTATGTAACCCTGGAAAGCATCCTGAATGAACAGATAAAATGCCTTTCTAGCGAGATGTTTTCGCTGGAGGAAACGAACATACACCAATATGGTTTCAGGCTAAATCAAATCGAGTCCATCCAGGTCAATTCGCCCCGTACATTGGATTACGTCAGCATACTGATCAACATCATTTTCTGCCTCTTTCTTGCCCGGCTATTTCTCAAGAAAAAAGCTCAACCTCCAAAATAACATTCCTGAAAATGTTTGTTTGACTCATAGGCAATCAATCGTGCATCTACGCAATCTCTATCTGGTGAAACCCCAACTCATGTTATTTGTTGGGGGCTTGCTCTACTACCTAACCTTTTTCAATTACGGCATTGTTCTGGATGATGAAGGTTTTTTACTTATGGGAGCCTCATCAATCACCGAGGGATCCTGGCCCATTGCAGATTTCTTCTCCTACCCGCCATTGAGTTATTTTCTGCTGGCGGGCTTTAACCAGCTATTTGGCGAAGGCGTACTGACAGAACGGATTTTTCTTGTATCAATACTGTTATTGAATGCACAGCTATTGCTCTATATCTCCAAGTCTGCCCTGCCTGCACTCTGGGCACCACTACCCGTAATTCTCTACACCCTTGCTCCTGGCCCCTGGTACAAGGTAATCTTTATCGCCTCAATCATCTGGGTACTGGCTAGCCTTCTCTATTACCTTAGGCGGCCAAGCAGTAAACGCGCAGCCCTGATTGGCCTACTGGTTGGAATAGCACTATTACTGCGACATCAAGCAGGCATCATCGCCCTCATACTTGGTATTGGCACCCTCCTAAGCCAAGCCATCACCAATAAAATTGATCGCGGGACCACGGGCAACAAGAAGAAAATCTGGATTACATTCAGCATAGAACTGATCCTCATGCTTTCAACTCTGGTAGCCATACTCGGCACTATGGCACTCGCATATATATTTGTCGGTAAATGGGAAGCCCTCATCAGCAATATAGACCTCTACTACTGGCAAAATCATGGCAGAGAGGTAATGGGAAAACAGGGAATTATTTCACGGTTCAATCCATTTTCACTTTTTACCAGACCGCAAGCAGAGCAGTGGTTTTACGCACTCGGTGTTGTAGGCGCATTTACTCTTTTTCTAATTCATCTATACAAGTTTTTTCTCTCGAATACAAACCAGGAAAAAGACCAGCTCAGGCTTATCATTGCAGTAACTGCCATCGGAACCCTGACCTATACCTACCTCTTTGTCTGGAACTCCAGAATGCTCTCCAGCTTTGCTGTAGTCTACATTGTCTGGAGCATTATCCTGTCTGACATCCACCTAAAATATTTACATTCAGGAAGTATCAGGCTTTCAAGATGGGTGCCAATTGCCGGCATCTTCACTGTTAGCCTATTCGCTATCTGGTTCTGCCGTGTTCACATCTACTCAGGAAGCCTGACTGTACGTTTTTTTCCAACGACCGAACTGGATCATCCACTCATGAAGGGAATGCATATCTACAGCAGGCAACAGGCAGACATCACACGCATGATGGAACTCACCGCTGAGAACAAGGCCGCAACCCTCATCCCAATGTCGGAAGCAACGACTATGTCCTATCTTTCTGGCCTGAATAACCCAACCTTTTATCGCCTGTTTACCACCGAATTCGGCGCACCTGGTGAACCTCAGGCCGTACTGCAAGCAATAGAAAACAACTGCATAGACTATTTTGTCGCAAGGCGAAAACAATTCATGGCAGGAGGGAAAACGGGTTCGAATTTACGGGTTTACGCTCCCGAGATTCGCACGCATTTAATTAAATCCTATAGCGTCACACCCTTGGGGGAAAGATTTGTCTTACTAAGCCGGACAGAAGAATGTTCGGACAGCATTCATTAGAGCAGCGTAGGATGGCACCATGCATCTTTCTCTGGATAAAATATCCAGTTGATTCATTGAAAAAGTTATAAGGGATAGAGAAGAGCAGAATAAGCTGCAGTCCATATGATGCAGCACACTAGCCGGGCAGGTTAAGCATACTTCGCACCTCGGCAGGTGTTGCTATCGGACGTCCCAAGGCATCAATGATTTTTCGTATGCGCGTTACCAGCATCGCGTTAGTTGCCAAGCAGGTACGATTTTCATCGAACCAGATGTTATCCTCTAAACCAATACGAATGCCGTCTGCTGCAACAGCGCCGATAGCGTTCATATTGAGTTGTGCATCTCCAATGCCGGTAACAGACCAGAAAGACTGCTCCGGCAGCTCGGAAACTATCAATCCCAAATGCAGTAATTTTGCTTGGGCTGCCGCTATATTTCCCAGTAAAATATTGAAATAATATGGCGGCTCAATTAATTCTTTGCGGATTAAATAGTGGGCGAAATTCACCATACCCAGGTCAAAGATTTCCATTTCTGGCTTAATGCCCCTGTCTTTCATGGTTTCCGCCAAGCGCATAATCATATTTGGGCTGTTGACACTGGCTTCCCTGTTAAAATTAACAGAACTCAATGTCAAACTTCCCATATCAGGTTTCGCAATACCGGTTAAATTTAGTACCTCAGATCGTTTTTCAAATTCATTAAAATTTCTTCCACTCGTAGTGGCAACGATCACCAGATCAGGATACTTTTCACGAATGGCAGGAATTATCTTTTCATAATAGGAATGCTTATAGGTAGGCAAACCTTCCTCGTTCCGCGCGTGCAAATGCACCATACTTACACCCAAAGGCACACATTCCAGAACATCTCTTACTATTTCATCCGGGTCTATCGGCACATGCGGCGTTTGAGATTTTATTGGAATCATGCCTGTTGGAGCCAGGTTGATAATCAATTTTTTCAATTCAGGTACGCCTCTTTTTCAGAATGGCTGCCGGCACACCGACAACCGTGCAACAATCTGGGACATCTTTTGTCACTACTGAACCTGCACCCACTACCGCGCCTTCTCCAATAGTACGCCCCAGCATAATTGTGGCGCCTGCACCGATAAAAGCGCCTTTCTTTAAGTGGACTGCACTACCAATTACTACTCCCGGCCCGATAAAAACATGGTCTTCAACAATAGCATCATGACTGATAATGGCGCCCAATCTGGCCGATACAAAGTTACCAATTTTAGTGCCACTACCGACCAGGCACCCTTGAGGCAAAATAATGCTTTCACCCACTTGCACATAATTCAAATCGACATCCGGATGAATCAGGCTCGCAAATTGACACCCTTGATTTTGTAAAAGCCCCGTAATTTTCTCACTTCTCGACCAGTGCCCGCAGACATTATTAAATACAAAACAACCTTCTGAAATCAATTTTTCCAACATATCCCGACCACCCAGCACAGGCACTTCGAAGTAGGAAGCCCCCTGCTTTTCAGGCGTGTCATCAAGAAAACCCTGTAGATCCCATGTTGCCTCTTTTTGATTGATTGCTCCAACTAATTTAATTAAATCGAAATAGGATGCACCAAAAATAATGAGTTTCTTCATCG from Gammaproteobacteria bacterium (ex Lamellibrachia satsuma) harbors:
- a CDS encoding NeuD/PglB/VioB family sugar acetyltransferase, whose amino-acid sequence is MKKLIIFGASYFDLIKLVGAINQKEATWDLQGFLDDTPEKQGASYFEVPVLGGRDMLEKLISEGCFVFNNVCGHWSRSEKITGLLQNQGCQFASLIHPDVDLNYVQVGESIILPQGCLVGSGTKIGNFVSARLGAIISHDAIVEDHVFIGPGVVIGSAVHLKKGAFIGAGATIMLGRTIGEGAVVGAGSVVTKDVPDCCTVVGVPAAILKKRRT
- a CDS encoding 3-keto-5-aminohexanoate cleavage protein, which produces MIPIKSQTPHVPIDPDEIVRDVLECVPLGVSMVHLHARNEEGLPTYKHSYYEKIIPAIREKYPDLVIVATTSGRNFNEFEKRSEVLNLTGIAKPDMGSLTLSSVNFNREASVNSPNMIMRLAETMKDRGIKPEMEIFDLGMVNFAHYLIRKELIEPPYYFNILLGNIAAAQAKLLHLGLIVSELPEQSFWSVTGIGDAQLNMNAIGAVAADGIRIGLEDNIWFDENRTCLATNAMLVTRIRKIIDALGRPIATPAEVRSMLNLPG